A stretch of DNA from Thermanaerosceptrum fracticalcis:
GGATATATGCACCTTTCACCGGCGCTGCCGAAGCAATTCCTTCCGCCAGGGTAGGTTGCTTTTTTACCGCCGGCACAACATCCAGGCCCTGGTGAAAAGCCCTGTAGACAGGGCTGCAGTTGGCAGCCTGTACAGCAATAATGCGGGGCAGACGGTTAATATAACCCATTTCTTTTAATTCAGTAAAGCCCTTATACAGGCCTAGAACAAGGCTACCGTTCCCTGCAGGGACAATCACTGCATCAGGCGCCTGCCACTCAAGCTGTTCCCAGCATTCAAAGGCCAGGGTTTTAGTTCCTTCAATAAAATAGGGACTCCAGTTGTGGCTGGCATAAAAAACTTCCTCGGCCCGCCTTATAGCCGCCAGCGTAGTATCTTCCCGGGTCCCTGGCACCTTGACCATGTCCGCCCCATAATACTGGATCTGTACCAGTTTTCCCGCCGAAGTATATGCTGGAACAAATATTTCGCACTCAATTCCAGCACGGGCACAGTAAGCAGCCATAGAGGCACCGGCATTGCCCGAGGAATCTTCTGCCACTCTATTTACTCCCCATTCTTTTAATTTACTAATCAGGACAGAAGTGCCCCTATCCTTGTAGGAGCCCGTAGGCTGTAAGAAATCCAGTTTTAAGAATACCTCTCTTCCTTCATAGGTCACCGGTAACAGAGGTGTTAACCCTTCACCCATGGTGACGCGGTATTCTTCTGAAACCGGTAGAACTTCCTGATAACGCCACAGGGAAAAAGGTCCTTTTTGAATCTTTTCTTTATTCAGTTTTAGCTCCGGGGTAGTGTAGAGGAGATAGCTTCCGCAATCACACTGCCAAAGAGCCTTTTCTTCCGGGTAAGTCTTACCACAGTCATAGCACTGTAACATAAATACTCCCTCTCCAGTAATTTTTCTCTAGCTGCATTGTACGCAATAAGCCAAAGAAAAGCAATAAGGCAAGCCAGTTACTTGCGCTTGCGCGACACCGGTGTCGCGAATGTGGCATAAAATAACACCTCCAGCTATAGAATGGCCGGAGGTGTAGAAGATGATTCTTTAATTGTGGGCTGGGCTCCAACTTGGTATGACTAAATTACCCTTTTCGTCAAAAACAAAAGGTTCAGGTTCACCGATAATTTCAAAGCCCTGCAGTCCTGCTAACTCTTTAGCCAGGTATTCCGAGACATAAATCTCGTCTAGGAACAGGGTATTCCGAACATAAACAACTTTCAGCTTATCGGGTTTCACACGGGCACAGGCGCCGACCGCCACCTGGATAGCTTCCTCATCAGTATCAATGATCATGGGGATTTTCACCGAATTAAGCATAGTGGCGGTAAAAGAGTTAATATAACTCTTCATATAATCAATTTTGTCAAAGAGACGTTTGGTAATCACATCAGCCAGGCCGGTCCCATTGGCGTTACCCTCTGTTTTCTCCGTGAGGTCAAGCACAACAATCTTCTGTACCTGAATATCACCTTTGATTCCGGGGACCAGATATCTCCCTACCACGTTGGGATCCATTCCATCACCGCTGACATCCTTGCCAATTTCCTGAAGAATGAGGACATCTATTTCAGGAATCTTGATTTTCCCCATAATGGCCTTAGCTTTAGCCAGGAGTTCTCTGTCCACCTGCCGAAAATTTTCTTTGGGGACTACACGGATATCTGCAGGCTCTTCGTAGGCATTTTCCACAATACCCACCCCAAAATAGATGGGGGCCTTTTCCAGGATTTTTTCACCCACCGCCGGGATTAACTCATGAAAATACTCCGTGCCCTGGCGATGCACCATACTGGCTCCCTGGTGCTTGCCCAGGCCAATGGTCAGCATTTTCATCAGACCGCTCTCCACGTCACCTCTAAATAAAGTGTGAGGCTTGACCCTGTTAATCACTACAATGCCATCGGCCTTTAAAGCGTAGTTATCTACATAGACAGGAAAAGCTTCAGGGGAGGAAGGTATAGTGACCGTTCCTACCTCAGTAACATCCAAAGAAGAAAGGATTTCTACACCCATGGTTTCTTCAGTTATACCATACTCCTCCAGGATATGTTTTTGCCCTTCAGGCGTGGCCCCGCCATGGCTTCCCATTGTCGGTATGATAAAGGGGTTAAACCCCTTGTCTTTCAATAAATCAATAACCGCTTTGGTAACCTCGGCAATACAGTGGATACCCCGGCTGCCTACACCTACAGCAATCCTGGCACCTGGCTGCAGGCGCTCTTCCAAACCTTGGTTTTCAAACTGCTCTCGAATAGTCTGGGCAATGTCTTTCACCCGGGGCCGTTCAAATTTTTGCCGGACACGCACCATACTGGGAAGTTCCATTTTACTCCATTCCTTAATTAGACCACTAACCATCTTCTCATTCCTCCATTTTCTGACAGATCTACACCAATTCCAGGGGATGACAGATTTGGGTGGAAAGTCCGGCTCCCCGTACTCCCGACGTCAAATACATGCGGCAGGAAGGGCAAGTGGTAATGAGGATATCTGGCTTTTTCTCCTGTATTTCCTCTATTTTTTCTCTCTGAATGCCCTTCAACAGCTCAGGGTGCAGCAGCCCAAAACTGCCCCCGCCACCACAGCACTTGGTTTCAGTCTCCATAGCGATGTACTGTGCTCCTTCATTATAATATAATACTTGCCGTAATGCCTGTCTAGATATCTCTTCACGCCGGGTATGACAGGGCGCATGATAGGCTACTTTTAGCCCGCCGGTTTGGGACAATTTTTTTGGTAAACTGTTCTCCCTAGCCAAAAAACCCATAACCTCCATAACAGGTAGAATCTCTTCAGGCTTATCTTTGGCTAAAACCATTCCCACATTTTCTTTCCACATATTGGCACAGGAAGCACAGTCAGCCACAACCATATCAACCTTGGCAGCTCTGAAGATTTGTAGATTCTCCCGGGCTTTTTTCCGGGCCTCCTCCAGGTCCCCATAGGTAAAAGCCGGTAAGCCGCAGCACTGCTGGTCCCGGGGGATGACCACCTCGTATCCGCCGTCCAGGAGATGCTGTAAAACAGCCTTACCCGTGGACTGGTAGCACAGATTAGTCATACATCCCACGAAATAGCCTACACGTTTGACAGGTTTTTGTCCAGGTCGATGGATTCCTCCATACCTTTCTAAAAAGCTTTGTTCCCCAAACTTGGGCAACTGGTGTAAAGGCATAAACTTTTTGAAGAGGCCCTTGGGGATTAACCCATCAGAAACTCTATCAGTAGCCAAGCTGCAAAAAGGGTCTGCCAATTGCGCCAGTTTCCCTGCTCTTTCCAGATCGCTTAATGCCCATAAGGTTATTTTTTTTGTGAAAGGAAGGCCTTCCCTGGTCTTTATCAGATGACGAGCTACAGCCATGATCTGGGCCACGGGCATACCGGAAGGACAGAGGGAAGAACAGGCTTCACACATGAGGCACTGGTCCAGGATTTCACTCAACCGCCCTGTAACTGTTAGTTCCCCCTCTACAAGAGCATATAAGATACGCATGCGGCCTCGGGACGTCAGGGAAGCCAAGCGGCTTGAGCGAAACACAGGGCATTCACCCAGACACAAACCGCACTGGAGGCAGTAGGTGAGGTTACGTCGATATTCTTCTAACCCAATCATTACCTCACCCACCACTAACCCCTCCCTCACCTTTGACTGTCCATAGCTTACCTGGATTCATCAAATTGGCCGGATCAAGTACTTTTTTGATGGCCTGCATATAGCGAATGCCCTGGGGTCCTAACTGCCAGGAAACAAAGGGTGCCTTGGCCAGGCCCACACCATGTTCCCCGGAAAGTACACCGCCCATCTCCAGGGCCGCTTTAGCCACCTCACTCATCACATGTTCCACAGCTTCCATCTGGGCACTGTCCCTTTTGTCCACCATAAAGTTGGGATGCATGTTGCCATCGCCGGCATGGCCTCCCACACCAACCCTGATATTATAGCGGGCACTGGTTTCTTTAATGACCCGCACAATATCGGGCACCCGTCTCCGGGGCACTGTCACATCTTCCGTCACTACTGTGGGTGCAGCCTGGGCAAAGGCTGCAAACATAGAGCGGCGGCCAAGCCATAAGCGGGCTACCTGTTCCTCATTGGCGGCCACCACAATATTTTGTGCGCCCATCATCCGGCAAACATCAGTAACTTCCTGCATTTGTTTCGTTACATTATCTTCTTCGGCCCCGTCACATTCTATTAAAAGAACACCTTCAGCACTAGTAGGATATCCTACATTCCGGAAAGATTCCACGGCTCTTACCGTTTCCTGGTCCATGAGTTCCAGGGTTGTCGGAATGACTCCCCTGGCTACCAGCTCAGAAACCGTAGTAGCTGCCGCATTTAAATCATTGAAACTTACCAGCATTGTCTTCTTATATTTCGGTTTCGGAATAACTTTTAAGATTGCCTCAGTAATGATACCCAGGGTACCCTCAGAGCCCACAAGCAGCCGCCCAAATTCGTACCCCACTGATAATTTCATGACTTTACCACCGTAGACCAGCACTTCACCGGGCGGCAGCACGGCTTCCAAGCCCAGGATATAGTCCTTGGTGGTACCATATTTCACGCCCCGGGGCCCCCCTGCTCTCGTGGCAATATTACCACCGATGGTGCACACCGTCTGGCTGGCAGGGTCGGGTGGATAAAAAAGCCCTTCCCGTTCTACAGCCCGGTGAATTTCAGCCGTTATAACCCCAGCCTGAACCTTGACCGTCATATTATCCCGGTCAATCTCCAGGATCTTATTCATCCTTCCCATATCAATCACCAGGGACTCTTCTACGGGGACAATACCTCCAGACAAACCTGTACCGCTTCCCCGGGGTATCATAGGAATACCCTGGCGGTAGCCATAGGTAAGAACCCGTTTCACTTCTTCCGTAGATGTGGGCAGGACCACCGCCAAAGGAGTTCCCGAAAACCAACTGGCATCGTTACGATAAGCCATCAGGTCAGCAGGATCTGTTAATACAGCAGCCTCTGATAAAACGTGGACCAAATCCTTACGTAAACCCTTTACATCAATCTTTTTATCTTCCAAGTGTTATCCCCCCTTAGTTTTGACAGGACCATTAACCTGATATTACTGTTCTGAAGGCTGCCAGCTTATCTTTAGAGGCCTGTACCAGCATCCCGGCGTCAGTGGAGTGCATTATGTACTGCACACCACTCTCTGCCCAGTAGCGGGCATCCTCGGGGTCCCTGGCAAAAGTTCCTATGGCTACCCCTTTCTTCCGGCAGGCCATTGTTACCTTCTCCATTACCTCCACTACCCTGGGATGTTTAACCTCTCCAGGCACCCCCAGAGACTGGGACAAATCCCATGGCCCTAAGAAGATGACGTCAATACCGGGTACAGCAATGATTTCTTCAACTTTTTCTGCCACCTGGGCCCCCTCGATATGAACAACAGTTAATACCTCCTCATTAGAGGTAGGGATGTGTTCGGCAGGAGGAATGATGGAATAACCGGCAGCCCGCACAAAACTGCAGAGACCCCTTTTCCCCTGGGGATAGTAGCGAGCCGCTTCCATCAACATCTTTACCTGTTCAGCCGTTTCTACCTGAGGGATCTGTACCCCTTCGGCTCCGGTGTCCAAAGCTCGCATGACATAGGAAGGCCTAGGTTCAGCCACCCGCACCAGGCTGGTAGTCCCTGAACTCCGGGCTGCCCGCAGCATATTTTCAACTGTAGGGTAATCATATACGCCATGTTCCATATCGATAACCACGAAATCCCAACCGGTAAGACCGAGTATCTCTACGGCAGCCGGATTTAAACGGGCAAAAGTCCCCATGCACACCTTGCCTTCCTTTAACTTTTTCTTCAGTATATTCTCCCTCATCTCTTATCGCCTCCTTTGTTTTGCGATCATTTTGGCCATAACACCCCTGGTAAATCTGGGAGCAGGTGCTGTCCAACCCTGTTTGCGAACCTCTAAAACCTTCGCTACCTCTTCTGCACTAACTTCGTTGCCAGCAATACCGACGATATTCAACTGGCGCTCCGGTATGTTGATTTCAATAATATCGCCATCTTCCACCAGGGCAATTGGTCCCCCTTCCACAGCCTCAGGCTGTACGTGACCGATGCAAGGTCCACGGGTACCTCCGGAGAAACGCCCGTCAGTAACAAGCGCCGTAGTCTTGGCAAGCTCCGGCTTTATTACCAAAGCTTCAGTAGTCATCAGCATTTCCGGCATACCGCTGCCACAGGGTCCTTCATAACGAATGATTAAAACATCTCCCGGACGTACCTTGCCTTCCGTTACTGCCCCACAGCAATCTTCCTCACTGTCAAAGACACGGGCCGGGCCTTTGTGCACCATCATTTCCGGCTCCACTGCCGAATACTTGATGACTGCACCTTCCGGAGCCAAATTACCGTAGAGGACGGCGATGGAACCCTTCATCTTTGCTTTTGGCGGGGGAGTTATCACATCATCGCGGTTGATGCCATAATTATGTAGAAAACCAAGGTATTGTTCAAAATATCCGGCCGCCTCAAGCTCAGCCAGATTTTCTCCCAGAGTCTTACCCGTGGCGGTCATGACATCCAGATGCAGGTAATCTTTAATATACCACTGCACAAGAGGTATCCCACCTGCAAACCAGAAAGCTTCGCTGGGATAGGGACCGCTGGGCTGTACCCAGGCCAGGTGAGGTATGAGGCGGTTGTAACGGTCAAAAACTTCTAAAGGTAACTCCAACCCTAATTCTGCTGCTACCGCAGGAAGATGGAGAGTGGCATTGGTAGAACCACCAATGGCTGCATGTATCGCTACAGCATTTTCAAAGGCCTTCCCTGTTAGGATTTGGGAGGCAGTAATGCCCTTCTCCGCTAGCCTAATCACGGCCTGTCCGGCCTGCCGGGCCAGGTTTTGTATGACTGCCATGGTGGCGGGAGCCAGAGCACTCCCCGGTAGAGCCAAACCCAGGGCCTCAGCCATACACTGCATGGTACTGGCGGTACCCATAAACTGGCAAGCACCGCAGGTTGGCGCTGCTGTCCGTTGCCTAGAGCGTACCTCTTCCTCGCTGATCGTTCCTTCTTTCTTTCGTGTGGAGCAATCTCCCAAAATAGAGTTACTCATACGGGGCCCAGGCCGCATACTCCCTCCGGGTACATGAACCGCAGGAAGATCCAAACGGGCGGCAGCCATCAGGTGAGCCGGTATGGATTTATCACAAGAAGAAATGAGAACCATACCATCCCAGGGCCAGACGGAGCCGTGAAGTTCAACCATATCCGCCATGGTTTCCCTGGAAGCCAGTATGTAGTTCATACCGTCATGCCCCTGGGCCCAGCCATCACAGATGTCTGTAACATGGAAGTGGACAGGTCGTCCCCCCGACTCCCAAACGCCAATAGCTACGTCCCGGCTTAAACGGTCTAGGTGGACACTGCCGGGATGACTTTCTCCCCACACATCATCTACTAAAATTTGCAGTTTATCTAAATCACCTTCCGACCAGTTGGTGCCCATGCGCAGGGCATCGGATTGGGGCCAGAGGTCCCTGGCTTTTTGCGAACGTTGGCTTTTAACCTGTTTCTCCATATCTACATCTCTCCCTCACAGAAAACAGGTAGTAACTTGCGTCACTACCTGATACTAAGTTATCTCACTGTTAATTAATCCTTAAGAGTTTCCAGCGCAAGTGCCGCTTTTTTCACCATGCGCTGGGCGCTGCGGTAGCGTACAGTACAGTAAATACCAATAAGTATCATTGTGATACTTACAGGTGGAAAGTGCAAAAGTATAATGCCAACTAGAGCACAAACACCAGCTACAAAGGCAAGAATAAGCCAATTCTTGGAGTTTCTTTTCTGTAAAGCCAGATAAGCCTCCAGTTCATTTCTGCCCGGTTTAAACTTGTTCACCGGGGGTTCTTCCCCTGACTTCCCGGTTTCGGGTTTTGTGGAAGCAGAGCGGGGATTTCTCCCCGCCACTGCTGATTTGTAAAATCCACACAGGTAGGCAACGCCTATGGCTCCTAATACCAACGCCACACCAGTCTTGCCGTCCATCAAGCGCAGGCCAACCAGCACTGCAAGACAGACGCTAACAAGTAAATAATGCCATTTCACAGCGTTCCCTCCTATCTGTTAGATCATGTCAGTTATTACCCTAGTATTAGAGTACTTTAAGATACTGGAGAACTGCAATTATACCCAAGATGGTCATTACAATACCAGAAATAATGAGAAGAACAGAAGCTGCAGTTCCCAGTTGATAGGACTTAGGCATCATCTTTCTGTCAGTCCAGTACATAGCCAGACACCAGATACCACCGGTCAGCACACCACCCAGGATGGAGGCAGGTGTAATGATGGCTACGGGGTTAAGTCCGGTCCAAACAGCCACAAGACCACCTAGAGCAATGTAGAGGGATACTGGTAATTTGATGCCTTTGAAACCTAATTCCTTAATCTTCCTGGATACAGGTGCAAAAGTTTCATAGGTAGTATAAACATAACCCATGTAGCAGCCGTAAATTGTACCAAAGAGTGCACAGAATACAGCCAGGTAGTAGAGGTAAACAAGCATAGGATGAATCTGGGTTAAGAATTTAGCCTGATGTGTCAGCATGTCATTGTTAGCAGGTACTAATTGAGCGGTGTTAAGGATTACTGCACCGTTAACCATGAAACCGATAGTAAAGATAACCAGGAGTACGAAGGATACTAAGTTGTCCATGAAAGGCGCTTTGGCCCAGGCGAGACCTTTTCTAACTTCCTCAGGGTCTTCACTGAGAGGAATGCGCTGTCCCTCTTGTAAGCCATCAAGGTAATCCCTGATTTGATCCAGGTCTTCCCTGCCTAATACGCCCCAGCCTTTTTCACGCATTAAGCCGGTGTATCCGATATAGTCATATGTACCGCCGCCGATAGCTCCCAGATAGGTTACGACTTCAACCCAAACGGGGCGGCCAGCTATACTTGGATACTTAGCAGCAATCCAGGGTTCATATGAAGGAATAGTGGGAATAAAACTACCTATAAGTACTTGGAGCCAATCAGGTTTAGCCGCCACAACGGCAACTAAGAGAGCTACAACCATGGTACCGACAATGGCAGTTTGGGCTTTTTCCATGGCATCATAGCCACCGGCCATAAATAAACTAAAGGCACCTAAGATCAGCAAACTTGCCCAAATTTGTGTTGAAAAGAAAGCGAAGTTCTTACTCAATAAGGTTCCCAGGAGTGAAGAAATACCGCCCTGCCAGAAGGGGAAACAGAAGATAGAGAGGATACCCATGAGTAAGGGGAACCAACCTTTAGGCCCTGGGAAAATATATGCCCACCGGTTCATGGGATGTTCGCCGGTAAGGGTAATATAGCGGTTAGCAGTATAGGTTTGAACACCTTTCATGACTGCACCTAACATAAAGCACCAGAGAATGGCATAACCAAAGATAGCTCCTCCCCTGGAAGCAAAGAAGACCTCACCACTACCAATGGTAATCGAAGCTAAAATGGCACCAGGGCCAAAGTACTTAATCAGATCCATGAATTTACCTTGGGTCAAATCCTTGGGCGGTTCAGGATAGGTAATCAATACGTCCTTCTGAATATTTGGATAACTGGGAATATTCGTTTTCTTACCAATCTCAATACTCAAATTATTCACCTCTCCTCTAGAATTCTCCCTTTGTCCCTATAATGACATGGATAATCTAGTAATGCCAAATTCCCTGTGCCCCATCACCTCCGCTCTGGCAAGCCGCCCGTTAATGACCTCAACCAGGTAACGGAACAAATGCTCTTCAACGTCAGCCAGCGTTTCGCGTCCCATAATTACAGTACTAGCATTAATGTCCATATCGTCTCCCATCCGTTCCCAGGTTTGAGGGTTCCCTGTAACCTTAATTATCGGGCAAATGGGATGACCGGTGGGTGTCCCCCGACCGGTGGTGAAAATAGACACCTGACTGCCACCAGCCGCCATACCCGTCAGGGACTCTACGTCATGACCCGGAGTATCCATGACTACCAGTCCTTTCTTAGAAGGCCTTTCCCCATAGTCTAAAATTTCCTGGAATTTGCTGGTTCCCGCTTTGTGAATAGCACCCAAGGACTTTTCTTCTAGAGTAGTAAGGCCGCCTTTAACATTTCCGGGGGAAGGATTTCCTCCTCTGAAATTCGCTCCGAGCCGGAGATAACGAGCTTCTACTTGCTTGATCAGTTCCAAAAACTGCTGACCCAGTTCGGGCGTAACAGCGCGCTTAGCCATGATATGCTCCGCACCGATGATTTCCGGTGTTTCGGATAGAATAACCGTGCCTCCCAAATTTACAACACGATCGGCTACACCGCCAGTTACAGGATTGGCGGCAATGCCGGAGGTAGTATCAGACCCTCCGCACTCTGTTCCCAGGATCAGGTGTTCCCAGCCAAAAGGCTCTCTCCTGGCCTGGCCCAACCGTTCTGCCATCTTAATGGCTTTTTTGGTCCCTGCCTCTACAGTCCTGGCTGTTCCGCCAGACTTTTGAATAGAGACAAAATCTACAGGTTTACCACTTACCGCAATACGACCGGCCAGATCGGCCGCATCCACACTCTCGCAACCCAGGCCTACTACCAGGACAGCTCCCACGTTAGGGTTTTTCCCGGTACCCTCTAAGGTACGAAAAACCATCTCCATATCAGCACCAATCTGAGCACAGCCATGCTGGTGAGTGATAGGTATGGCCCCCGGGACTGCCGCTGCAATGAGTTCTGTAGCTCTATTAGCGCACACCACCGAAGACATGATTACCAGGTGGTTTCTGATTCCGACTTGCTCATCGGGCCGCCAGTAACCCAGCAGTTCTTTCATAAACTTCTACCTCCCCTGTTGATCACCGCGTCCTCTGCGTCCTTCCGTGTTATGGATATGTACGTGTTCACCTGCTTTGATAAAGGCAAAAGCTGCACCGATGGATTCCCCGTACTTAATCACTTCTTCCCCCGCCTGAATGTCCCTCAAGGCAACTTTATGACCAAAGGGAATGGGTTGAAGGGTTTTCACGTCCATGATTGTTTCGGCTATAAGTGTTTCACCTTCAGCCAAGTCTCTTATTACCGTGGCTACGTTATCTCGTTTACTCATTACCACCACATTTTTCTCCTGCATCCGAACCAACCTCTTCCTGAAACCATATGCTAAAAATTTGTAACTTATGAATATTCAGTCCTTTATGAAAGTAAACAGGAATACCCGTCAGTTAATTCACTGGTATTTGCCGTAAGTTCATTATATTGAACTGTTGTTTATGGCTACTGGGTTACTAGAGATGTGGTCATAAACCACATCTCTAGTAACAAAACTATATTTCCGCCTTGTTTATTATATAGAATCGGCTGTATGAAATCCAAGTCCATCGGAATCGTTCATTATATTGAACAACGAGGCCGGTTTTGCTGTTTTTTTGTTCATAATTATGAATCTATGTTTATTATATCAAATAGATAATTATAATACAATGCGCCATTGATAGATTTTAATTTTATATATACGGCTAGAACATTTTTTTGTGGATTCTTCCGGTATCATTACATCTTTTCGGCAATCCAATCCAATTCCAGTTCAGCCAGTTTCGTCTTAGAGGGGACCCCTTCCTCATTCCAGCCCACGAAAGCATAATACATTTCAACGGTCTGTTGAAATTCTTCCCTGGGAATGGCATGCCCCTGTAATTTACCGTTTTCCAGTGGTTCAAAGAGCCTTTCGGGGATGGTATCATCTTCCCTGGTAAAACCCTCTCGTATATTAAACATCCTGGCCATGTTAATGACCCGTTCTGCACTCTTCATGATTTCCCAGAGAGAGGTATCCCAACCCGCAGCGGCTTTCACCAGGTCTACTACGTCGTCCATGGGTAGCGAACCCCGGGGCACAGGCCCAAAGTGACATATCCCGGCCATATTGTGAAAGCACCACCACTGCTGGAGATAGCTGAAGTTCCGGACCTTTCGCGGTGTCAATTCCCTAGGGCTTACAGGTTCCAGTATTCCCAGGGGAGCAACGCTGTCCAGGATAATACCCTTTTGCTCTAACAAAGGATCATGAGCAGCCACCATGTGGTCGGCCCCTATTTCCGATACGGCATAACCTAACCCCAGCCCGTACTTGGCTCTGGGATCATGCATAGGCAGTTCCTGGCCTTTCACACACAACGTGAATTTTTCAGATCCTTTGCCTATTTTCCGGGCGGCACTGGCCGAGCCTTCAGCCAGCAGGTCACCGATACCCTCCCGTTTTGCTATCTTTTCAATGAGTTGTAGCACTGCTTCACCATTGCCAAAAGTCAATTCCATACCGTCCAAATCATCTTTACTGAGAATACCTTTTTCGAAACACTCCATGGCAAAGGCAATGGATGCTCCCGTACTAATGGTATCAATGGTATAACGGTTACAGAGTTCGTTGGCCTTGGCAATTAACTCCAGGTCGTCTATTTCACACAGGGAACCGAAAGAGCCTATAGTTTCATACTCCGGTCCTCCAAACTTGGGATCCACCTGCATTTGTTCTTTATCTACTTTTACAGCCCTCTTGCACCTGACGGCACAGGCATAGCAACCTTCTCTTT
This window harbors:
- the thrC gene encoding threonine synthase, producing the protein MLQCYDCGKTYPEEKALWQCDCGSYLLYTTPELKLNKEKIQKGPFSLWRYQEVLPVSEEYRVTMGEGLTPLLPVTYEGREVFLKLDFLQPTGSYKDRGTSVLISKLKEWGVNRVAEDSSGNAGASMAAYCARAGIECEIFVPAYTSAGKLVQIQYYGADMVKVPGTREDTTLAAIRRAEEVFYASHNWSPYFIEGTKTLAFECWEQLEWQAPDAVIVPAGNGSLVLGLYKGFTELKEMGYINRLPRIIAVQAANCSPVYRAFHQGLDVVPAVKKQPTLAEGIASAAPVKGAYILEAIRESDGTVVIVQEEEIKRALLELGRLGVFVEPTSATVWAAWRALRQQEEWTAGQKIILELTGSGLKATDKLQELT
- a CDS encoding DUF362 domain-containing protein, whose product is MVSGLIKEWSKMELPSMVRVRQKFERPRVKDIAQTIREQFENQGLEERLQPGARIAVGVGSRGIHCIAEVTKAVIDLLKDKGFNPFIIPTMGSHGGATPEGQKHILEEYGITEETMGVEILSSLDVTEVGTVTIPSSPEAFPVYVDNYALKADGIVVINRVKPHTLFRGDVESGLMKMLTIGLGKHQGASMVHRQGTEYFHELIPAVGEKILEKAPIYFGVGIVENAYEEPADIRVVPKENFRQVDRELLAKAKAIMGKIKIPEIDVLILQEIGKDVSGDGMDPNVVGRYLVPGIKGDIQVQKIVVLDLTEKTEGNANGTGLADVITKRLFDKIDYMKSYINSFTATMLNSVKIPMIIDTDEEAIQVAVGACARVKPDKLKVVYVRNTLFLDEIYVSEYLAKELAGLQGFEIIGEPEPFVFDEKGNLVIPSWSPAHN
- a CDS encoding (Fe-S)-binding protein; translation: MGEVMIGLEEYRRNLTYCLQCGLCLGECPVFRSSRLASLTSRGRMRILYALVEGELTVTGRLSEILDQCLMCEACSSLCPSGMPVAQIMAVARHLIKTREGLPFTKKITLWALSDLERAGKLAQLADPFCSLATDRVSDGLIPKGLFKKFMPLHQLPKFGEQSFLERYGGIHRPGQKPVKRVGYFVGCMTNLCYQSTGKAVLQHLLDGGYEVVIPRDQQCCGLPAFTYGDLEEARKKARENLQIFRAAKVDMVVADCASCANMWKENVGMVLAKDKPEEILPVMEVMGFLARENSLPKKLSQTGGLKVAYHAPCHTRREEISRQALRQVLYYNEGAQYIAMETETKCCGGGGSFGLLHPELLKGIQREKIEEIQEKKPDILITTCPSCRMYLTSGVRGAGLSTQICHPLELV
- a CDS encoding FAD-binding oxidoreductase; this translates as MEDKKIDVKGLRKDLVHVLSEAAVLTDPADLMAYRNDASWFSGTPLAVVLPTSTEEVKRVLTYGYRQGIPMIPRGSGTGLSGGIVPVEESLVIDMGRMNKILEIDRDNMTVKVQAGVITAEIHRAVEREGLFYPPDPASQTVCTIGGNIATRAGGPRGVKYGTTKDYILGLEAVLPPGEVLVYGGKVMKLSVGYEFGRLLVGSEGTLGIITEAILKVIPKPKYKKTMLVSFNDLNAAATTVSELVARGVIPTTLELMDQETVRAVESFRNVGYPTSAEGVLLIECDGAEEDNVTKQMQEVTDVCRMMGAQNIVVAANEEQVARLWLGRRSMFAAFAQAAPTVVTEDVTVPRRRVPDIVRVIKETSARYNIRVGVGGHAGDGNMHPNFMVDKRDSAQMEAVEHVMSEVAKAALEMGGVLSGEHGVGLAKAPFVSWQLGPQGIRYMQAIKKVLDPANLMNPGKLWTVKGEGGVSGG
- a CDS encoding HpcH/HpaI aldolase family protein, which codes for MRENILKKKLKEGKVCMGTFARLNPAAVEILGLTGWDFVVIDMEHGVYDYPTVENMLRAARSSGTTSLVRVAEPRPSYVMRALDTGAEGVQIPQVETAEQVKMLMEAARYYPQGKRGLCSFVRAAGYSIIPPAEHIPTSNEEVLTVVHIEGAQVAEKVEEIIAVPGIDVIFLGPWDLSQSLGVPGEVKHPRVVEVMEKVTMACRKKGVAIGTFARDPEDARYWAESGVQYIMHSTDAGMLVQASKDKLAAFRTVISG
- the ilvD gene encoding dihydroxy-acid dehydratase; amino-acid sequence: MEKQVKSQRSQKARDLWPQSDALRMGTNWSEGDLDKLQILVDDVWGESHPGSVHLDRLSRDVAIGVWESGGRPVHFHVTDICDGWAQGHDGMNYILASRETMADMVELHGSVWPWDGMVLISSCDKSIPAHLMAAARLDLPAVHVPGGSMRPGPRMSNSILGDCSTRKKEGTISEEEVRSRQRTAAPTCGACQFMGTASTMQCMAEALGLALPGSALAPATMAVIQNLARQAGQAVIRLAEKGITASQILTGKAFENAVAIHAAIGGSTNATLHLPAVAAELGLELPLEVFDRYNRLIPHLAWVQPSGPYPSEAFWFAGGIPLVQWYIKDYLHLDVMTATGKTLGENLAELEAAGYFEQYLGFLHNYGINRDDVITPPPKAKMKGSIAVLYGNLAPEGAVIKYSAVEPEMMVHKGPARVFDSEEDCCGAVTEGKVRPGDVLIIRYEGPCGSGMPEMLMTTEALVIKPELAKTTALVTDGRFSGGTRGPCIGHVQPEAVEGGPIALVEDGDIIEINIPERQLNIVGIAGNEVSAEEVAKVLEVRKQGWTAPAPRFTRGVMAKMIAKQRRR
- a CDS encoding Nramp family divalent metal transporter; this encodes MSIEIGKKTNIPSYPNIQKDVLITYPEPPKDLTQGKFMDLIKYFGPGAILASITIGSGEVFFASRGGAIFGYAILWCFMLGAVMKGVQTYTANRYITLTGEHPMNRWAYIFPGPKGWFPLLMGILSIFCFPFWQGGISSLLGTLLSKNFAFFSTQIWASLLILGAFSLFMAGGYDAMEKAQTAIVGTMVVALLVAVVAAKPDWLQVLIGSFIPTIPSYEPWIAAKYPSIAGRPVWVEVVTYLGAIGGGTYDYIGYTGLMREKGWGVLGREDLDQIRDYLDGLQEGQRIPLSEDPEEVRKGLAWAKAPFMDNLVSFVLLVIFTIGFMVNGAVILNTAQLVPANNDMLTHQAKFLTQIHPMLVYLYYLAVFCALFGTIYGCYMGYVYTTYETFAPVSRKIKELGFKGIKLPVSLYIALGGLVAVWTGLNPVAIITPASILGGVLTGGIWCLAMYWTDRKMMPKSYQLGTAASVLLIISGIVMTILGIIAVLQYLKVL